The Polypterus senegalus isolate Bchr_013 chromosome 1, ASM1683550v1, whole genome shotgun sequence genomic sequence cactgacttaaaagaggagagtttgggttcttccagtttatcagaataagtctgcgtgccaagagtgtagtggatgcaatcacaatttgtttgtctttctccactttaaacccatctggaagaaccccaaacatagctgttaatgggttaggagggattttgagtccaaggctgtctgagaggtaattaaaaatttttgtccagaataatgttaatttggtgcaggcccagaacatgtgacccagtgaggctggaacttggttgcaacgttcataagttggatcatgccctggaaacattttggagagttttagtcgagacagatgtgctcgatatataattttgagttgtataattgtatgcttttgcatatggagctcgagtgaattctctgcattgctactttccactccttttctgatatattaattgagagatctttttcccagtgtcctcttggatctttgaaagggagggattgtaaaatgattttatatattgtagatatggagtcttaagattgagcaatattttttccagcatggataagggtgcaagatgaggaaaatctggaaggttctgtttaacaaagttcctgatttgaagatagtgaaagaaatgtgcagctggaatgttaaatttggaatgtaattgttcataggatgcaaagaagttgtctatataaagatctctaagcaagttaattccaaatttttccagatattaaaaactgcatatgtttgtgaaggttgaaagaggtggttctcttgcagaggtgccacagatagaagcttctccgtcttaaaatgctttctacattggttccagattctaagtgagtggagcacaattgggttatttgtatattgccgataacgtgtgtttattggagcacagagcaaggaatacaaagaagtactgcaggattttacttctattgcggtccaagcctgtgtatgttcttctatttgtgtccaggttcttatcgcctgtatatttgctgcccagtaataaaactggaagttaggtagagccatgccgccttctgccttttgtctttgtagggtcgctgttttgatgcgtggatgttttgaattccaaataaatgaggttattgttgaatctaattgcttaaagaatgatttattaatgtatattgggatgttttgaaataaaaaaggagcttaggaagaatattcatcttaacagtgttaattcttccagctagtgtgagatgaagggttgaccatctatgcaagtcttgtttaattttttccatgcagacgcgtaaattttgttgataaagagctttatgtttacttgtgatgtttaccccgaggtatttaaactgttctgcaatgataaaaggtagggtatctaatctaatattatatgcttgagaattcactggaaagagtacacttttattcagattaattctgagaccagagatcttttgaaattctgtgagtgctgttaagactgcaggcacagaattttctgggtccgatatatacagtaccatatcatctgcatataatgagattttctgttccagtccttctctgctaatcccctttatctgatcagtatttcgacaatgtattgccagtggttcaatggcaatcgcaaacagcagtggtgacaagggcatccttgtctgtgccacgctctagtttaaagtagtctgagcaaatgttgttgatgcaaactgaagcttctgggttagtgtacagtaatttaatccatgcacaaatgttcgggccaaacccaaacttctccaatgtagtaaaaaggtatttccattcaatcatgtcaaatgctttttctgcatccaatgataataatatttctggggtgtttgatttagttggtgagtatattacattaaacaggcgtcgaagatttgacgataagtgtcggcccctaataaatccagtttggtcttgtgatattaccgaggggagcactttctccatccttctggctatgattttagagagtattttaacgtcgttattcagaagtgaaattggtctgtatgatgcacattgtaataggtccttattttgttttggaaaaacagtgattagtgcttggcgaaaggtttgaggaagagattggctatctctggcttctgtaaatgttgctaataggaggggagctagctgagcggagaatttcttgtaaaattctgcagggtagccatcagggcctgctgtgcTTGTTTGgtttttatacaattttcatgCATGTTTTATTGACATGTAATGCAAATTACCATAAATAATTTGAGAGAGTAACAAagctaataaagtttatctaaacaatgcacaaaattgaatttgcacCACACTACTAGTAGGGTTTGATATAAGTTTGAtcagtgtgtatgtttgtgtgataTAAATCAAAAATCCTTATTTTTTGTGAGTAAGTTTGAACGTGGATCAGTCTGTTAGTCTCATTTTGATCTTCACTGACAGTGTGAATGTACTACTTCCTGTACCTCTTAGTTATTCCtccatgtgatcctgtagttaggatatagcggcttggataatggatggatggactacacTTCATATCTCTGCCACATGTTGTGTATTAAACAATCTGTCTATACTGTATGTCCTCGTACATGTTATGAGTAAACACCTGCAGCCAAAATCCTAAACAAACACtagagaagaagaaaaatctttTAACTCTGCTGAAGGATCGTTCAGTGAAAGGCTCATGTTCATAACTGAGGCAAAGTCATATCATAAAGCAAGTGCTCACACACTATCAATCAAAGCTGGTATATTAGTGACTTTTTAACacacatttttggaagtgttGGGCTTATACCCAGTTAAATGTGAGTCACATATTTTGGGAGTTAGACAGTGTTAGAATTAAGTTTTTTGAACCATTTAGTGGTGTGTTTTGCAGCAGCCTTTCAGATCAAATTACTAAAGTGAATGTGCAGCATTCTAAGTATACAGTCATGAGGTTTGCTCTAGTGGACGAGCCTTAAGACTACAATGTAAATGTACCTTCTTGTTTCAGAAGCATGTGATGTGGATGCAGGTCCAACATAGTGTAAGCACACCCAGTGAGCCAGTAGCTAGGAACGAACCTGCATTCTCCTTGGCTACAGGCCACTGTCTTAGCCAATGGCTCACACTTCCTAGTTTTCTTAGTTTGAAATAGGTCTATATACACTCTAAAGTTGATTTGCATGCAGATTGATTATTCAGACTGATGAGAGGCTTAAATCAAAAATACACAATGGAGCAGTGTCCAGCATATCCTCTAAATTcctatttctttttaattctggtgtatagacagaactttatttgcccccatgggaaaatttggcttttttacagaagctctttaaataaataaattgcataaataggtagataagtaagtaaatacataTTACACAGACCTCACACTTGAGTCTGAAcaaaaaaggaaactaaaaagaaataaaaaactttcTGAATCAGTGAGGCATAAGGCAGACAAATATACAGCCCTgtccataatataaaaatattctgtgataAGTACAATGAATCTAAGCAGCttcaggtccttttctccttttTCATGTAAGGACTGGGGTGAGCAGAGTCCAAAGTTGCAATTCAGACACTAGTAATACAGTTCCCACTGTACTATTGTAAAATGAGTCATAATTTAGGAACTAATAAGTGCATTCGTTTAAGTTGGATACTGACATTCTAAGAAAATGACCAAGCTAAAATGTGAGTTTTGTGTGACCTCTTTGAAGAATAACTATTTGATTTAAATGTCTCGGTGGAGTAAACACTACTGTATTGTTGTATTGTTTCATCTTCAGGAATTaggttttttgttaattttgcttgATGATTTTGTCTGAAGTCTTGGTCTGAAAGTAGTTGACagattttacctttttaattacAGAGGCTGGGTATGAGTTCGACATCTGTTACACCTCAGTCCTCAAAAGAGCTATCCGTACCTTATGGATTGTGATGGAAGAGATTGATCAGATGTGGTTACCAGTAATTCGTACATGGAGGTTAAATGAGCGCCATTATGGTGGACTCACTGGTCTGAACAAGTCTGAAACGGCTGCCAAGCATGGTGAAGCACAAGTGAAGATCTGGAGGCGTTCATATGATATTCCTCCTCCCCCCATGGATACAGACCATGACTACTACGCCGAAATCAGTAAGGTGAGACTGCtacaattttcaaaatatatcacTTAAGCCGTATGTTGTATGGTGGTTGTGTGATTAGGCTTCATTTACAATCAAATGATTAGTACTATAGCcagggtgtgttttttttttccttatcttgCACACATTACTTTAACTCTCTGCTGCGTTGAGCAGGATAAGCACGTTCAAAGCATGGACTGAGTATATTAGAGATTAATTCGCTACTGTCTGCTTATCTGTACACTTAAACCAATTTTGTTTATCTGGTGCTGGTAAAATGTGATTGCTTTATTCTTATTTCCCTTGTTTCGTTCAGTAACACATACATATTTAGCATAAATAATCCGAAGCCCCCTTCACATATACAGGCTGTCCCAGGAATATACTATTGACAAGTGGGAggtacatgttttaaaaaaacaaagttaagaaTCCCTGGATAGCTGACCAGTCAGTTTCTTGAATTTATGTAtaaataaagtgttaaaaaagCTACTGTGTAAAGCATGCAAAGCAAACACATTTCCCAGATACTTATTTTTTTCTAAGGTCTGGGAAAATTGTGTGAAATATGAAGGCTCACCATGACATCTAAGTAAATCAGAATTTTTGTTGAAACTGTCAGGAATTTCTCAGATTATGTGAAATtccaaaaaacagagaaagttAATCTAATTAAAAATACCTGGTATCTGACTAGAAAGCAGTGGAGAGGAATAGTTTTACCTTGACCACCCCACTAGTTAGGTATGTGTGGAATCTTTACTGATTTGCTagggcaaacaaaacaaaaaaaatcaatattttatagTCTAAAGTCTTCTATACTAAAGGTCACAACTGTAAATAGGGATTGCGAGTCAATCATATTCTCTTGTTCTAATTACAAGTAGTTGCAATAGATCTGAAGGTAGTCCCTGGACCAGAGCATCAATTAACTTTTTTGTAGAAGGTTTTCTGTCATGCTAACatatatccattttctgaacccctTAGTCCAGTACATTACATCATACAGTTACACACAGATCCACACTTGCCCACCCTGGAGCAAGGATATCAAACTTGGATCCTGGAGGGCTTCAGTTTTCAATCTAGCTATTTTCTTGATTAGTAACCAATTACTACTGCTAATGGAACTGACTAGTTATGTGTTTGTTTTACATAACTTACTTTTTAATATTCAGAActctttttattgtttcttatttcCATAACCAGCTAACAAACAATGGATGCAAAGTGAGTTAACAAATGACCAGCCAACTCACTGAGTCCTGCAGGAGTAATATTTTCATTCTGACTGGGCCACAGTTATTGCTAATTACTTAATTAGAAGCCACATTGTCATATTAATTAAAtaccttgtttaattttattgcttgTCAGTCGCTCTTCTACCACCAAACAAAACAGTTATCTTTCTTTGTTCTGAGAGCACCATCAAAAATTTGTGGGTGAGAGAAGATCTAtatttctgagattttttttgttcattttatttaaatatattgtatgaGGAACACAATGATGCAAATGAAATCAATTTACCTGATCATCTGttgacttatttttgtttttgggttaTAGTTATGAAAAAGTGAAACAATTTAAGCATTCTGAATCTTAAAACAtaagtgatttaaaattaaagtaaaagatgcctgttccattagcagcagtaattttTAGTAATTATAAAACAGgctgaaataaaatcctgcagccattgtggcccttcAGGATCCGTGTTTAACACCCCTGGTTTAGAACAGCCAGCCAACCTAACATTACAATCTTAAATGTGTGGGATTAAGCCGGACTATATAGAAAACGtagagaaaatgtgcaaattcagaaattgGAAAATAGCAAGgtggaatttatatatatatatatataatatatatacacatacacacagtagaTTTGCTGTAATATTGCTATTGACTATTAATGATTCAAAAATACAATGTTGGGTATCAAATTTTGTATGATTGATGTTTCACATGTGAAGGATGGCTTATATTCATTCATGCAAAGATTAACTTTGGCAGTGTTGGAATAATTTGAACACCACTTTTGTTAGTGAAAACCATTGATAATTagttcactttcattttcagcaTATGTTTAAAAACTGCACTAACCAAATTCAGCAGACAAGAAGacacattttcatttgtaaaCCAGGAAAAGTGGATCTCCTTGTCTGTGTTCCATATTTGTTCTACCAGCAAAGTGTGGTGTCTGGTTATGCTACTAATTCTTTGGTGAAACATGCCATCAAGTACTCTGGCACAGATGCATACTCCAATACATTTCTCAAACCACTTTGCATGGAATTTGTTATGGATGCTAAATGCAAATAGCAGACTGGCAATACAACTAAATGTtcctgtttattaaaaaataatcttcatgtgttgcagaatttattttattacagagtTACCCTGGAGCATCTTAAGCTCTAGATTTCAGTTTAGACTGTGGGTTTAATTTAatgctagctgtgctacctgcacaagacaggttgaaatctaagtaatcaatgcagacctcatgttttttatttggtaAATGGGTTGTCCATTTGGCCAGGTATAATAATATGCACCTGATCCCTTTCTTTGAAAAGAgtcacctgtttttgctgcttccTGTCAATGTCGCTTGTCGAATTGACCACTCATACAGTCAAAGTATTTTGCTAGGGAAGTGCGGCGGTGGTCACTACTGCATTGGTCTGGTGTAGCAACACTAGCCTAGTTTTGTCAGGGGTTTTGTTTCCTGATATGCatgttaatttattgttattttcacttaTCTATTTCTCACCATGCGAAGTTATAAGTCAGTAGCATGGCAGCTGCACACCTCGTTCATTTGGCCTGAGCGGGTGTAAGAAACTTACATGCCGGCAACAGCAGCGTAGTAGCAACAGTGGATAACAGAATATACCAGCAAGaccaatttttttctattttagtcccttatttgtttttttttacccttcttctacatgtttttgcctatttttcaaattttcttcatAATGTTAGCAActtgatggacacacagatacacagacattgTGCCTGTGGATAAGTCAAGTCTACATTTATAATGGATATTCTGACTCCCCAGTAACATCGGATCATTGCTGTAAGTTAGTCAACATTTGTACTCTTGTTTCTTTTGGTATTTATTtagctattttatttttagataaatatGTTGTTCATAGTCTCTGtagagattttgtttttattttatacagcatatttatGTGGGCATTGTATTCATACTCAAGCTGCTTTACTCACTTCTGTTcttgtatttttcagtttttcataatCTTTTCACACAGTTAATGGATCACtttatcttttgttttcctttgatcATAGATTTATGGGTTTTGTGAGGGATTCATTTTCACATAAATGCTTCACGAGCATGTCTCAAGGATCAGTCTAGtaacttctattttattttagtcTCTTTTGTACAGTCTCATTTTCTTGTGCCTTCTTTTATCAGCTGCACGTAAAACATATGCTGATAATACTAAATGCAGAAAGGCTGCAGCTATTTCAGCATCAGACCCGCTAGCATTTGCATTAGTATACAAGCAGGTTTCTATTCCAGAAAGAGAGCCAGAAAGAAGATTAGATAATCCTGGATCTCAGAATGAATTCCGGCTTGCTATAGAGCGATTTGGTGCCAGAGGATTAGCTGGATCCAGAACACTGGATTTCAATTGGCTCACCCAATCCTGAATTGACTGATCCTAGGAATGGGAGATAGCGTGAAGGAATATCACTGAAAGAATAAATGCATAAACTGTGTAAAATTTGTGTGGTAAATTATTGCATTGCACAAAATATACCCTGACTATATTGCTCTACTTTAAACATTACATGCCCTTAAGTAAGCATTGTGCTccatttttgcattattaatgATAACAAAAAACTCTTAAGACCCCTGACATTAAGGGTTCAGCATACATACAGTTGTTCTAGTCGTTACTGTGAAAGATGTGGAATGTTATCCTACCTGCACTGTTCATGTATTGTCCAGTAAATACATGcctaaaaaaatgaaagcaaagattaaTTACTTTCACgtataaatttgcaaaagaagATTCAGAATACCCACTTTGGGTGGTAACTTGCCCTGTTCAAATGCGAGACCCTGGATATTTGGCTTCAATATCTGTGCCgtaattatttatgtatgtagaATCTCATTATTTTAAGAGTGGACAAGAGGACACATTGATATTTCTATTTAGTATTTGACACTCATACTTGCACTTCTTTCATAAAAGCCATCTTCAATATGATctactgtacaatacaatgatGAAGTGATATTGTTGTCTTATTCCACTACAGAACcccaaatgaaaaatgcattaataAGCATATTGGGAACAGATACTTGCTGTCTTTACAGGCATTTCTTTAGTAAGTGAGGGATGAAGCTGGGGAGGTCATTCCCCCTACAAgtcttattattaattattatcgaTCAGAAATGCCACAACTGCTTAAATATGATTGCCCTACCTAATATTCTGTGGAATTTCTCATTGATAATGGTTATTTATTTCACACCACTTCAAAGTTAcaataaaaatgactgaaaatgtccattattttttataattgtgagATCAATTCCACAAACACGATGTGTGTGACACTGAAAATATCATGTTTTAGAAAGCTGCTCAGATATATTGTTAAAGCCTCGAATGTAAAATAGTAACATTCTTGCAGACACTTCTCTGGTCATGCCGTAATATCTGATTAtgttttgattactttttttttgagtAGAATCTTACAAAGGAGCTATACTTCTTTGTTGATTATTCATTCAGAAAGgggcagacattttcaaaattttgtcagctttttctgcttcttaaatAATGCAGTGGAAACCAGCATTTCTGACCAAACATGTACAGCCTTTGATCTTATGACTGGATGCTCTGCTTCTTAATAATTGTGACCTCAAAGCATTAAACCGTCACATTAAACATGCTACTTTTCCAGGCTATTTTGAAAGTATTGTTTGCCCATGTAACTGAGCTGAATTTTGTCAGATCTTTCTTTCTGGATAAGGCAGCCTATTCCAAAAAGCAGGATTAGTAAGTTGTCCACATCTTTGGCTTCACGGATCACATAATTCTGCCTAAATCTGTTCCAGAAAAGTGGGTTTTCCGGAACCGAATTACCCCCAATTTCTGTGAATGCCAAATTACTTTAACTGGATTTCATATTAATCCTGCTATCTGGACCCCTGAACTGaacagaatgaaaatcatgacgaaaatgaaaaccttaaaaaacaataaaaaaaaaaaaaaaatcaataagtaacACTTTCAGTGTGCTTTGAAAGTTCTACTAAAAAATTACCGaacttagttttataatttcCACATTGTCTccaaaacatagaaactgggaaataatatcttgcttattatattttttatttttattttttttctccagctgtctggagtttttttttgttttgtgttttctgtccaccctggccatcggaccttacttattctatgttaattaatgttgacttattttgttttcttattgtgtcttttatttttttattcttcattttgtaaagcactttgagataacattttttttgtatgaaaatgtgctatataaataaatgttgttgttgttgttaattcggctggaaaccaaattaaaaacagaagttggtgagaataaaacctgcagccacagggggtttccaggactgagtttgaaagCCACTGAATTAACATGAAGATTATTCTTCCAGGATCGACGTTATGCAGACCTTACAGAGGACCAATTGCCTTCTTGTGAGAGTTTGAAAGATACCATTGCCCGTGCTCTTCCATTTTGGAATGAGGAAATTGTACCTCAGATCAAGGAGGGAAAGCGTGTCTTGATTGCTGCCCATGGAAACAGTCTGAGAGGCATTGTCAAGCACTTGGAGGGTAAGTATATATTACTGCTCAGTATAGTCagttttcaaacattaaaaagtaaatgtgGAAGAAATTCAGTTACTTGAAAACATAACTATTCAGGATTGGATAAATACTCTTTTGTTGGggaattatttattagttttttatttattagtttattggGAACtattgagtttaaatatttgggatcaacagtacagagtaatggggattgtggaagaggcatgaaaaagagagtgcatgcagggtggaatgggtggagaagagtgtcaggagtagtttgtgacagacgggtaacaGCAAGAgctaaagggaaggtctacaggatggtagcgagaccagctatctcatatgggttagagacggtggcactgaccagaaagcaggagtccgagctggaggtggcagagctaaagatgctaagatttgcattgggtgtgatgaggatggacaggattagaagtgaggacattagagagtcagctcaagctggacagttgagagacaaagtcagcgAGGCGACattgcgttggtttgaacatgtgcagaggggagatgctgggtatattgagagaaggatgctaaggatagagctgccagggaagaaaaaaagaggaagttctaagagaaggtttatggatgtggtgagagaggacatgcaggtgatgggtgtaacagaacaagatgcagaggacagaaagatatggaagatgatgatctgctgtggcaacccctaacagaagcagctggaagaagaaggagaagtttATTGGGAActatttattagtattattagttgttttattctttttttcttctctgactAGAGGGTAAGATTACCTTATTACTTTAAGAATAACGGCTCATAAAACTGCACTCTGGACACATTCATGAGTACTGTTTAGTGTTATCTTTCTTTACTGTAGTCACACtattaaatttacatttgttatttaatcattttcagtGTTACTCACAGTGGCATACTGTTTGAAGTACTGATCTCGAAGATGTACTCTCTATAACAGAACTAGCCACAATAGTGACAGATACTCGGTCTGACAATCActttttttagctctttttgtTTATGTAATTATGCCACTGACCCACATCA encodes the following:
- the pgam1b gene encoding phosphoglycerate mutase 1b, whose translation is MAAYKLVLIRHGESNWNQENRFCGWFDADLSDTGCQEAKKGGEALKEAGYEFDICYTSVLKRAIRTLWIVMEEIDQMWLPVIRTWRLNERHYGGLTGLNKSETAAKHGEAQVKIWRRSYDIPPPPMDTDHDYYAEISKDRRYADLTEDQLPSCESLKDTIARALPFWNEEIVPQIKEGKRVLIAAHGNSLRGIVKHLEGMSEEAIMELNLPTGIPVLYELDKNLKPVKPMQFLGDEETVRKAMEAVAAQGKAKK